Part of the Halorussus sp. MSC15.2 genome, GTCGGGGGTCGTCAGGTCGGCCCCCACGTACGAACGGATGTTCATGTCGTCGAGGCTCTCGTTGTGTTCGAATCGCGGGTCGGCCTTCACGTCCTCTATCACGGTCACGTCGCCGTCTTCGACTATCGCGTACGTGCAGATGGAGTCCTCGCGGGGCGTCGGCGTCCAGTCCGCGCCGTGGCACACGAGGAACTGCTGACTGTGTTCCCGTATCATGTTCACCGACGCCATCGGCACGTCGAGGTACTGGGCCGCGAGGTCGGTGATTCGCTCGACGTCGGTCTGCAGCGCCGCCCCGTCCACGTCGTACGCGTCGAGCGCGTCGAGTCGGTCTTCCTCGTCCTGCGGCAGCGGGTACGGAGTCTGGGGCCGGAACGCCGACGTGAAATCCACGAGGTTCCACAGCGTTTCCCCGGCGTTCGCCGCATCCTTGGCGACGTACTCGGTGACGGTTTCGGTGGTCTCGTCGGTGTCGAGCGCCGCGCGGTCGGTCGCGGTGTAGAGGACGCACCCGATGTCCGGTCGAACGTCGCGGGCGCGTGCCGCGAGTTCGAGTCCGGTCCCGTCGGGCAGTTCGTACTCCGTCACGACGCAGTCGACGTCCTCGTCGTTCAGTTCGCCCACGGCGTCCGCGAGCGAGGCCGCCCGAAGGACGCGCAGGTCCGGCGCTTCGGTCCGGAGCAGTTCGGCGGTTTCCGCTCGGGCCGACTCGTCGGGGTCCACGCACAGTACAGTTCTCATCTGAGTCGCTC contains:
- a CDS encoding GAF domain-containing protein, with the translated sequence MRTVLCVDPDESARAETAELLRTEAPDLRVLRAASLADAVGELNDEDVDCVVTEYELPDGTGLELAARARDVRPDIGCVLYTATDRAALDTDETTETVTEYVAKDAANAGETLWNLVDFTSAFRPQTPYPLPQDEEDRLDALDAYDVDGAALQTDVERITDLAAQYLDVPMASVNMIREHSQQFLVCHGADWTPTPREDSICTYAIVEDGDVTVIEDVKADPRFEHNESLDDMNIRSYVGADLTTPDGLTIGTLCAYDEEPRTFTDGDREYLSTLADVTVNVLDLHLEVAQLREDRAEDHSDERDVREAAEGDGGPT